Sequence from the Nasonia vitripennis strain AsymCx chromosome 5, Nvit_psr_1.1, whole genome shotgun sequence genome:
ATCTGACGTATCCTCTGCAAATTCCGCTTTCTTGGCAGCTTCTCCATATGTGTCACATACTGTTGagatgatttatttataatatgtagatatatgtAAGGACAAGTATTACTATTTAACTTTATAAGAATGTTTCAAAGTAGCGCTATATTCATTATTAACTATTGCAATTTTAGGCATTTTGAATTCCAAAGAATGCATCTGTTTTACAAGCATTTTAAAACGTTCTTTTATAGTATCATTCCATCTCTCTTAACTAGTCTTGTTTAGATAGTAAATATAactgtattataaaaaaggtTTTGTAATCAACTTTACTATAAAATAGTACGTAGTATAAAATGTAGcctattttatgaaaaatagatttacaATAACGTgctaataatataatatcatgcaaacatttttttacgtcAATATTCATTCGAGTAaacaaatgaaaaacaaatcTTTATTGAAGTAATTATGCCTGGTTCATGCATTTCGTAACGAAGGAAAACCAAAGTAGACGGGAAgacgaaattttaatttgtactAAGCGAGAAACGATAAAACAGCATCAATTGTTTGCATGTTTATAGAATAATCAAACTCAATAATGGTATCGCGcataaaacaattattttctttttgcgcGACGATGCGGTGCAACAACTGCGTCGCAGATTATATCGGCCATCAACAGACTCTACGCTACGTGATTATACTTATACTCGCCTAAATACTGTACTGTCAGCACACGTAGTGGCGAATGCGACCGATCACGCGCGATCGACCGTAGTGTTCAAGCTCCGCCAATGAAGAGAGCGCGCCTCACTGCCGCGGCGGCGCATCGCTACTAACTTACCGTCGTCCAGCGGCGATATTTCAACGCGGCAAGGCACAAACTTTTCGCGTGCGGCCGATTCGTATGCCATCGTCCACGAGCGATCGGGCTTGGCCAATGAAAGAGCATCTGCATGTCACAGCAGCTCGTCGCTATGTCGGGTTCTCGCGAGCGGCGGGCGCTTTTATTTCCCTCCCCTTAAAAAGTGCAAGGCACAAAGTTTTCGCGTGCTGATGATCTTATGCGATCGTCCGTAGGTCACAGCTTGGCGCGTATACTAAGAATTTCGAGAGTTCAAGACAAACGCGAGGGAAATAAGAGCGCCCGCCGCTCGTGAAAAGCCAACACCGGCGAGCACATAAGACCATAACAATAAGACGCATTGCCAATTTGTACATAGAAATCTTTtctatatacagatatatgtaCATACGAAGCAATGAAAGCTTGCGTTTACTTATCAAATCGTTTTAATGCCTATAGACGTGTAAAGtagataaatgtaaaataaaaacataccAGAATCCCTGTAaactttcttcaatttgcaaATAGACCAACTATCCTCAGGAGATTTGCGGGATGCGATGGCTCTTATTGTTTTACGATCATTTGTCCATGGTGGCCACATAGCATCTTCTCCATTATTAAGTATCCAAAAATCGGGAATGGCTTCAACTGACTCTTTTTCTTCACCATTTTCCGCAAAAACCACTACATACCATGTTCCTTGATCGTTGAAACAATTTTCGTCGTCCATTTTTGTGGGCAGGCTACTTCCGACTCGGCACTTCGGCAGTCACAGCACGTTTAAGAAAATCTCGGATAACAAAGAACGGAGGGAGTAGAGGAGGAGCATCGATGAGGGCTAACCCGCAAATATAACAGCTTCACCATGCCCACTATATACTCAGGTATAAGTTGTACAGCGCGACCCCACGGGACTTTACGAAAGCTGCGATCGCTATGAACAGGTTGACACGGGTATAGGCGTATAGGCATACCTGCTGCACGATAGGTACTTACGCTATATGTATAAGTATTTGCGAACTACAAACGTTTTTTCTTTAGAAGTCTTACGGAAAATTCTGGTAAGAACTGGTAGGAATTGTACGTTTGTACGTTGATACGAGGGTAACAGGACTGTATCGCACATGTTTCATACATATTGTATGAAAAATCTTCGACAGTTATTGTTCCGAATTGTCTCGTCGAGTGATTTGTATATTGATTGTAGTTGTGTCTGCATAATACACCAACTACAAGACACACAAAGTCCATCAGTCAAGAAACGCTGCATAGGTTAGTATATACAAGATGTCGCATTAATTATCGAATTGTAACGTTTTAGTGTTTACTCAATAGTTTCTATcgacttttaaaaattattgttttagtTGATTATAACTGATAAGAGGAGAGTAATGGCAATCATTACATTAAAGCTGTATCTCTAAGATTTCGTGCAATcacttatattattatttaacgacAAGTGACGACCGTGATGAATTTTACTCAACTACCCCCTTcgaaattgatattttttcagGCCTACGActgatgatttttcattttatggGTGAGATTTCAGATAAGGGTCTGATCAGGGGTTTCTGATCATACATTTATTAATAACTATTTTTGCTTTGGGGCGTTGTAAGACATTTATGACAAATGTTTTAGAAAGTTTCTTTTTGCTTTCATATAAAATCTGGAATACCTATAGAGCTGAAAATACGTATAGATATTTGTTTTACAATGTTGAAACATTGTATTAAGTTGgattttactaaaaattttttttttcaattttcactcCGACAACCTTGTGAACTGTTTGACGtcgaaagaaaatttccaGTTAACTGTTGGAAGGACAAGTAAAAGTATATCACCTAAGGTAAATTGAACTTGATATCTTTTTACAACATTCTAAAACAAATCTCCATACCAATTTTCAGCTTTGTAGGTGTAATAGATTTTATATGAGTCCAAGAAGAAAATGAGATGAACATCGGAATAGAAATTTCTTGAGGAATGGTTTTGTGGCTCTAATACAAACTCTATCACACCTATGAAGCTGAAAATACGTATAGATATTTGTTTTACAATGTTGAAACATTGTATTAACTTGGATTTTACTCACATtgtctattttcattttccacTCCTACAACCTTGTGAAAATTTTGAcgtcaaaacaaaatttccagTTACCTGTTATAATGACAAGTAAAAGTATATCACCTAAGGTAAATTGAACTGGATATCTTCTTACAACATTGTAAAACAAATCTCCATACCAATTTTCAGCTTTGTAGGTGTAATAGATTTTATATGAGTCTAAGAAGAAAATGAGATGAACATCGGAATAGAAATTTCTTGAGTATGGTTTTGGCTCTAATACAAACTCTATCACACCTATAAAGCTAAAAATACGTAGGATATTTGTTTAACAATGTTGAAACATTGTATTAACTTGGATTTTACTCACATTATTTACTATCATTTTTCACTCCGACAACCTTGTGAAAATTTTGAcgtcaaaacaaaatttccagTTCCCCGTTGTAATGACAAGTAAAAGTATATCACCTAAGGGAAATTGAACTTGATGTCTTCTTACAACTTTGTAAAACAAATATCCATACCAATTTTCAGCTTTGTAGGTGTAATAGATTTTATATGAGTCTAAGAAGAAAATGAGATGAACATCGGAATAGAAATTTCTTGAGGTATGGTTTTGTGGCTCTAATACAAACTCTATCACACTTATGAAGCTGAAAATACGTATGGATATTTGTTTTACAATGTTGAAACATTGTATTAACTTGGATTTTACTCACATtgtctattttcattttccacTCCTACAACCTTGTGAAAATTTTGAcgtcaaaacaaaatttccagTTACCTGTTATAATGACAAGTAAAAGTATATCACCTAAGGTAAATTGAACTGGATATCTTCTTACAACATTGTAAAACAAATCTCCATACCAATTTTCAGCTTTGTAGGTGTAATAGATTTTATATGAGTCTAAGAAGAAAATGAGATGAACATCGGAATAGAAATTTCTTGAGTATGGTTTTGGCTCTAATACAAACTCTATCACACCTATAAAGCTAAAAATACGTAGGATATTTGTTTAACAATGTTGAAACATTGTATTAACTTGGATTTTACTcacattatttattatcatttttcaCTCCGACAACCTTGTGAAAATTTTGAcgtcaaaacaaaatttccagTTCCCCGTTGTAATGAcaagtaaaaatatatcacCTAAGGGAAATTGAACTTGATGTCTTCTTACAACTTTGTAAATCAAATCTCCATACGTATTTTCAGCTGTATAGGTGTGATGGATTTTAAATCAGAGCAACATCGTATCAAAAATATCTGACAAAAGATAAACgcaaaaattcttattaatgaAGTTATAAAACTGGCAAAGTAATTACATCTGTAGGCATTGTTTGCAAATCAAAAGTTCCTCGAGAGCAGGAAATAGAATGTTGATATCAATCAATCTATTCCTGACCTCAGAGGTTCCTTCCACTGCTGGAGTTTATATCTTTGTTGCTAAACTTAAAGGTCTTCTCCTGTCGGCAGGTTCATCCTCGCATGTTGCTCCTACAAATCTTCTTGGTCTCTTCTTGCCTCTTCCTCGAGAGTACTTCTTGTCAGGATGGGTACTTGTAAACTTTTCCTTGGCATCTCGATTATCAcacatatttttcaaatcacTACACttcacacttttttaaataatttcactGCTCTGCTTTTTTCACTAACACTTCAcctatttttactttttagggttataagctataagctataaccccaaaaacactacaaacactacttagattaattaaagcacacttttgaaaaatatcatttttttttttatgtattaaaatatcagctgtgtttggtcagtgtaaaacacatcccaggactatatcagctgtgttttgaaatatttgctgtctgcTAGCAGAACAGCAGAACGGTCGCTCTGTCCTTCTCCGATACATGGATTCTAATCTGCCCCCAGGTGGCGCCCGggcgcgcgatatttgaattcaaataaatgtccCTACGTTCGATCGAAGCCTCATATGAGAAGCGAAACTAGAAatttatctcgaaaataacgcaaaaaaatcttattaatacgcttgaatttatttactaaaatgtGTACGCGGagcataatatacatatatactctacggcaaaaaaaatgtattttcaacatttacaataaaaattttattcagattaaatttatacaagttaaaattaaaaatattagtcatattagacaaaaaatgaaaaatacgcaattttacgaaaaaacgataaaaattttgttttagtattttgatTATAACTTTGCGggaatttttttgttgttgataAAAGGGTTCCAGGAGCGTGGTCTACGGAACATTTCAtgtcaaaataagcaataaaaaaatcaattttttgaaatttaaaggTGTCGTGTCCCCTTAAATCCATCGCGGTAACCTGTTTTtcataatgaaaattattatctttGACATATTACACGCaacaattattttcaatacaaaatttataaggAGTGCATGAATTTCATTGCTCTTGTTTATTATAGCTATGATCCATGTGTAGATGTATCCATATATGTTTTGAACAGAACTAGATCTTTAATTCATTCGTTTTTGTTTAGCTCACCTAAAGTCATCAATACCATTCAAATGAGAAGGAATCTTTGTTGAACGTTGTCATTTATACTGCATTAGGTTGCATGTTTAATGTTTTCTTTATCATGAGGCATTGCGATAATTAAGCTGATAGATATCGAGCCAACATTATTACTATTCATCCAGAAGTTGCCACTACTGTTTGCAGGTATGTATTTTTCCATGTATTAAAAAGCAATGCTTATGtacttgtaattatttgcaaatttagcaaactaatttttttcttttttcattcatattagAACTGGTGATAACATCATAACGAAGACTTTAATTTGGTAATTTAGTCATCTAATCCAGATTTTTCCGAGGTGAGTCAGAAAACAAAGCAGGTAATGGACAAACTTATGTGACTAACTGTGCCTGACTTAGATTGATTTAATTGCAGTGTAATAAATCATAGTATGATATATCATgtgagaaatatttttgtttggaaATCAATATTTGAAATAGAAGTAAAAACTCTgaaattatttgaatttataaatctAATCAAGCATTGATATTGTATAgtaatacgtatattttacatTTGATGGTAactttaattgaaaataattttgttaccTGGACTTTCTTCCACTCGCTTCtaattcttattattatttaattttcatcttacaatttttttgacTTTTTGTTAATGATTTTAGATGCTATTCTTTCTTCCTTTAAGAGGATtatcaagagagagaaagagagacaaagaGAATCGTAAGAtcaaatatttgttaatgTACTACAATTGGCAGTAGTTTTGATCACTTCTACGTATGATCGAAGCAGCAACAAGAAAAGTGTTGCTGATTTACATTTGTCTAATAATCTGCGCTAACGGCACACCCTGCCTCTTGACGCCCTACTTAAGTGACCACAAGGATTGTTCACTGTAACAGGTCCCATAAACAGGCACTTTATTCACTTGAAAAAGCAAGAGCAGCAGTTTATTAATACAGgtgtttgttttttattctttaGAATCAGAACCTAAGCTTAGCCGATTTTCACCAGAGTTTCGTGCAGTTTTACATGCATAAGTAATTGTTCACTTTCTCGCATTCATTTATGAAAAGTTCTAACTTTGctatattctataattttttaataaataaatttaatattataataataattatattaatagaATCTATTTTTCACAGACATATCCTAAAGCGGATTTATAGTATCATCAGTTTGGACTGACTGCAGGCGTTCCTATTGTCAATGAGTGAATTCTATGTACATGATCCAACTTATAACCCGACATTCCATCGTCAAGCAAGTTGATGTTGTACGTCAACTATTCATGTTCTTATAAGCGACACGAATAAACGCAAGAATTGTTCATTGCAACAGGCCTAGTATCGGCAGCTTCATTACTTCGAAAAGCAAGAGCGAAACTTTAAAACTGGTATTTGGTTTTAATTCTTTAAAATGCCAAGAAAGTGTTATGGCAAACCTTATACGACAAGGCATATCCGCCGACAAATCAGTGAAAGAAGAGCATCTATAATGAAAGATGTAAATGctcaatttttacaatatcttGACTTAGCCTGCCAAACCTTTGAAAATGATTGCGAAGAAAACGAAGaacataataaaaatgtgAATAATACGGATACTTATGCAGATGATATGAATTTTGAAGCATGTATAAATATCTGTACACAAAAAGATAATACTGCAAGTTTATATTGTAAGCAATTAAGTGtagaaaaattcaatgaatATGATGTTTGCTCACAAAAGTCTCACAATGTACATAATAGTAATACTTTATCTACTGGTATCAATGAAATGCAGCAAAGTGATTTTGGAGAATCTGCAAAAGAAAGAACAGAGGCAAAAATGCATAGTGTTGATCCATTTATGCTTTTCCTACAGAATATTAATGACAGTGAAATAAGTAGTGACTCAGAAAGTGATTCACAAGAGACTGACAGTTTATCTGATAACAATGGAAAAGATGCCAAATTTGTTGATTCTCTTCGAAATTTCTGTTTGAAGTACATCCATACTATACCTCACGTTGCGGTCAATGACCTATTACATATCTTGAGGGAAAATACAAATACATATTTCCCAAAAGACGCTCGTAGTCTATTGAAAACGCCAAGATTTACGGAACTACATCAAATGAATAATGGACAGTATTGCCATTATGGATTAAAACGTGCCATTACTATTTTTGTGCtgaattttatagaaaaaaatataaacgttGATTCAATACAATTGCTTGTCAACATCGATGGTGCTCCTTTAGCCACATCCTCCGAAAAAGGGCTATGGATTATTTCATGCTCGGAAACAGTATTGAACGATGTCGAATTAGTTGGCATCTATCACGGAGAAGATAAGCCTCCCGACAGCAACACTTTAGTCAAAATGTTTGTGGACGAATTAATACTTTTATGTAATCATGGTTTCGAGTGTGATAGCAAAGTATATAAAATCACATTACGAGCCCTCATATGTGACGCCCcagcaaaagcttatatcttaaaagtgaaatatcACACAGGATATTGCAGTTGTACAAAGTGTCAGAAAGAAGGTGAATggctaaataaaatttgttttcctGGTGATATTGCTACTTTAAGAACAGATCAAGATTTTAGAGATTATAAGTATGTGGATGAAGAGTATCAACGTGAACGAACCATTCTAGCTGACATTCCGAATTTCGGATTGGTCACAAATGTTCCGTTAGATTACATGCATCTCGTTTGTTTGGGCGTAACGTTAAAATTAATTGAGCAATGGATAAGCGGAAGAAGCAAAGTGAAATTATCTGAATATCAGCGAAAAATGATATCTGACCGATTAGTGAACCTACAAAAATATATGCCGTCCGACTTTAGCAGAAAGCcgagaaaatttcaaaatgttCGACGTTTGTGGAAAGCGCACGAGCTTAGGCAATTTTTGTTGTACTCAGGGCCCGTAgtactatataatattttagatgaaaatgcatattttaattttttactctTGCACGTGGCTATATCAATATTAGTTAACCCTATTCTGTCTTctaatgattgttatttacATTATGCTGAACAGCTTTTGACGAATTTCGTTAAAAGTTTTCAAGTTTTATATGGTGCTAATAACGTGACGCATAACGTTCATAACCTTTTACATGTCGTTGGAGATGTAAGAGAGTACGGTTGCTTAGACTCTTTCAGTGCTTTTCGTTTCGAAAATCACAtccgaaaaataaagcaattagTAAGAAAAGGGGATAAACCTTTGCAGCAAATACATCGCAGATTAGGAGAAATCGTAGCATGTAAAACATATTCAGTGGatataaataacaaaacttctgtattgtcaaaaaattattataatggtCCTATACTTCCATCTCATTCACGAGATAATCAGTTtcaaatttttagaaaaagctCATTATACTTAAATATTGCTGATAGCAAAAGTAATTGTGtcttattaaaaaatggtATGGTCGTCGAATGCTTAAATTTCGTTGAAAACATAGACAAAAATCAGTTCATTATGGGTAAACCGTTGGAAACAATCGATAACTTTTACTCTTATCCGTTAGATTCCAGGACTTTAAATATTAAAGTAGTGAAATATAgcaatgaaaatttacaatcATACTCTTGCGGATCGATTTTAGCGAAATTATGTAAGTTACCGTATAATGAAAACTTTGTAGTCTTCCCACTTATCCATACCTACAATTTTGaagcaaattaataataatttttcattagaGTATTATGATCATGAAAATTAGTCATATAATGTATACAAGCGATCTGATACATGGTATAAtcgaaattttatatttaaaatcaaaatattgttaATCGTACGTTTTGTATATATTCTGCACTTACTATATTAAgacacaatattttaaataattattgttgtAGCCTGTTTTTGAGTAAAAGAGAGCCacattgtaataattttctgaGGGCAATCTGAATGCTGCTCTCATAAtccttttataaaataaataattgttaatcACCTTTTGTTGTACATCAAAAAGTTGTTTGTAACAAACctctaaataaaaatctataaacaTTGATCACGatgttttaaaaacgtttattTTTGGTGTAGAATGAAACATTTATtaaacatccctttcatgttttaaaaacgttctttttataaaaagcatttttcggtTTGATAAATTTCTATAACGTCATAAAAACGACACATaagcgtttaaaaataaacgttttatTAACGATACAAAAACGTATGATTAAACCTCTATATGGctttcatttttgttaaaaaaagcgTTTAAtacttgtttaaaaaaaaacgtttatcTACTGTATTTGCAACGTTTATCCTACGTATTTTTTACgttaaaattacgtttttatAAAACCAATTCTATAATAACAAATCTAAGATGCGGacatttttcacgttttatgaacgttatttaaacatattttcaa
This genomic interval carries:
- the LOC116417561 gene encoding uncharacterized protein LOC116417561 gives rise to the protein MPRKCYGKPYTTRHIRRQISERRASIMKDVNAQFLQYLDLACQTFENDCEENEEHNKNVNNTDTYADDMNFEACINICTQKDNTASLYCKQLSVEKFNEYDVCSQKSHNVHNSNTLSTGINEMQQSDFGESAKERTEAKMHSVDPFMLFLQNINDSEISSDSESDSQETDSLSDNNGKDAKFVDSLRNFCLKYIHTIPHVAVNDLLHILRENTNTYFPKDARSLLKTPRFTELHQMNNGQYCHYGLKRAITIFVLNFIEKNINVDSIQLLVNIDGAPLATSSEKGLWIISCSETVLNDVELVGIYHGEDKPPDSNTLVKMFVDELILLCNHGFECDSKVYKITLRALICDAPAKAYILKVKYHTGYCSCTKCQKEGEWLNKICFPGDIATLRTDQDFRDYKYVDEEYQRERTILADIPNFGLVTNVPLDYMHLVCLGVTLKLIEQWISGRSKVKLSEYQRKMISDRLVNLQKYMPSDFSRKPRKFQNVRRLWKAHELRQFLLYSGPVVLYNILDENAYFNFLLLHVAISILVNPILSSNDCYLHYAEQLLTNFVKSFQVLYGANNVTHNVHNLLHVVGDVREYGCLDSFSAFRFENHIRKIKQLVRKGDKPLQQIHRRLGEIVACKTYSVDINNKTSVLSKNYYNGPILPSHSRDNQFQIFRKSSLYLNIADSKSNCVLLKNGMVVECLNFVENIDKNQFIMGKPLETIDNFYSYPLDSRTLNIKVVKYSNENLQSYSCGSILAKLCKLPYNENFVVFPLIHTYNFEAN